The following proteins come from a genomic window of Athalia rosae chromosome 1, iyAthRosa1.1, whole genome shotgun sequence:
- the LOC105693448 gene encoding SWI/SNF complex subunit SMARCC2 isoform X3: MIALGPKKDGGPNGKFFESPDILGQLDAVKQWLLKNCKKYVQTDPPTNKSLATLVVQLLQFQEDNLGKNVSKPPMTRLPMKCFLDFKPGGGLCQILATAFRFKQEQGWRRFDFQVGKSGSRMDRAIEMLVAAERALVQNRCMTIPCVYVRPEVDKATATKVKEVVRRHQGTIAEAEADATHIIYPPVDPLEEEYARPCFRRDRSVLLHWYYFPDSHDSWATLDLPWDFPEGPIGVGNTSGRPPYRVSATWALDLDQYNEWMTEEDYDVDDNGQKRVHKHRLSVEDLMAQPAHPPPPASAKKQKRKRSPSPPPKIGKRKSGRGPAGIQGSSSASATPKKSRGGVDEEEDLTQGMEDPPAEPRIIEVVASPANPATVGPGSGVTGSSGSLSATGNKKQDSELQPLKSGNMADLDEPSDGDKGSTQGTQEREERDASKERGEGAKGDEPEDNVTEQTHHIVVPSYSAWFDYNSIHTIEKRALSEFFNGKNKSKTPEIYLAYRNFMIDTYRLNPTEYITSTACRRNLAGDVCAIMRVHAFLEQWGLINYQVDAESRPTPMGPPPTSHFHVLSDTPSGLAPVNPNPPKTPQPTSAAKSLLDLEKKPIVAAVGPEEKSGIGVMANFGLKVDQYSRKPAVLKSKQAAGATRDWTEQETLLLLEGLELHKDDWNKVCEHVGSRTQDECILHFLRLPIEDPYLEEGGPEGLGPLAYQPVPFSKAGNPVMSTVAFLASVVDPRVAASAAKAAMEEFAAIKDQVPAALLDQHLRNVQASTNPDGKFDPSAGLAQSGIAGTGPPEPPEDPVVPATTAGSSSASATSPQASTADSKKDDTQDLKVKEETDGPMVSPQTLKKEEVVVESERDQSDKMDVDSKDGEDDAKSKADGEESEAKEKRDKVVRDAQLQSAAAAALAAAAVKAKHLAAVEERKIKSLVALLVETQMKKLEIKLRHFEELETTMEREREGLEYQRQQLITERQQFHLEQLKAAEFRARQQAHQRLAQEQQQQQQSQHPPWQATNSQQQQQPQPQQQQPPSPQPQATQPPPHTPPQQA; this comes from the exons ATGATCGCCTTAGGTCCGAAGAAGGACGGTGGTCCAaacgggaaatttttcgagtcccCGGATATTCTAGGTCAATTGGATGCAGTGAAACAGTGGCTACTGAAAAACTGTAAAAAG tatGTTCAAACGGATCCACCCACTAATAAAAGTCTTGCCACTTTGGTGGTACAGCTTTTACAATTCCAAGAGGATAACCTCGGTAAAAATGTGTCAAAACCGCCAATGACAAGGCTTCCT ATGAAATGCTTCTTAGACTTCAAACCTGGTGGTGGCCTGTGCCAAATATTAGCTACTGCGTTTCGATTCAAACAAGAACAAGGATGGAGACGTTTTGACTTCCAAGTTGGCAAG tCTGGATCTCGTATGGATCGTGCGATAGAAATGTTAGTAGCGGCAGAGCGAGCCTTGGTTCAAAATCGGTGCATGACTATACCCTGTGTATACGTTAGACCTGAAGTTGACAAGGCAACAGCTACTAAAGTAAAAGAAGTCGTTCGTCGTCACCAGGGAACCATTGCAGAGGCAGAGGCAGATGCAACCCATATAATTTATCCACCAGTTGATCCACTAGAGGAGGAATATGCTCGACCATGCTTCAGACGTGATCGTTCTGTACTGCTTCATTGGTATTACTTTCCCGACAGTCACGATTCATGGGCAACACTAGATCTTCCATGGGACTTCCCTGAAGGCCCGATAGGAGTTGGAAACACAAGTGGGAG ACCCCCTTATCGTGTATCTGCTACTTGGGCTTTGGATCTTGATCAGTATAACGAATGGATGACTGAAGAAGACTATGACGTGGATGACAATGGACAAAAACGAGTCCACAAACATCGGTTGTCTGTCGAAGACCTAATGGCTCAACCAGCTCATCCACCGCCGCCTGCTtctgcaaaaaaacaaaagcgtAAACGGTCTCCGAGCCCTCCGCCAAAGATCGGAAAACGCAAGAG TGGTCGTGGACCTGCAGGAATCCAAGGCTCCTCATCTGCTTCAGCTACGCCAAAAAAATCCCGTGGTGGTgtcgatgaagaagaagacctGACCCAAGGCATGGAAGATCCCCCAGCTGAGCCTAGGATAATAGAGGTAGTGGCCAGTCCTGCCAATCCTGCTACAGTTGGTCCAGGTAGCGGTGTTACAGGCAGTAGTGGCAGTTTATCAGCAACCGGGAACAAAAAACAGGACAGCGAACTGCAACCGCTAAAGTCTGGCAATATGGCTGATCTGGACGAACCTTCAGATG GTGATAAAGGAAGCACACAAGGAACTCAGGAGAGGGAAGAGCGTGACGCTAGTAAAGAACGAGGAGAAGGTGCTAAAGGCGATGAGCCAGAAGACAATGTGACTGAACAAACACATCACATCGTTGTACCCAGTTATTCGGCTTGGTTCGATTACAACTCAATACATACTATTGAAAAGCGTGCTTTATCGGAATTCTTCAATGGCAAGAATAAGTCCAAAACACCTGAGATTTACCTAGCGTATCGTAACTTTATGATAGATACATATCGACTGAATCCAACCGAGTATATCACATCGACTGCTTGCAG ACGTAATTTGGCAGGAGATGTATGTGCCATCATGCGGGTCCACGCGTTTTTGGAGCAATGGGGTCTTATTAATTACCAGGTTGACGCAGAATCCCGTCCAACTCCAATGGGTCCGCCGCCTACTTCCCATTTTCATGTTCTATCAGATACTCCATCTGGTTTGGCTCCTGTTAATCCAAATCCACCTAAGACTCCTCAACCAACAAGTGCTGCAAAGTCCTTATTAGATTTGGAGAAGAAACCCATAGTTGCAGCCGTGGGACCAGAAGAAAAGAGCGGTATAGGTGTGATGGCAAACTTCGGTCTTAAGGTTGATCAGTATTCGAGAAAACCTGCTGTTTTGAAAAGCAAGCAGGCTGCTGGAGCTACCCGCGATTGGACAGAACAGGAAACACTATTATTGTTAGAAGGCTTGGAGCTCCATAAAGATGATTGGAATAAAGTTTGCGAACACGTTGGATCCCGTACTCAAGATGAATGCATACTTCACTTCCTACGGCTTCCCATTGAGGACCCATACCTCGAAGAAGGTGGTCCCGAAGGCTTAGGACCACTCGCTTACCAGCCAGTTCCATTTTCAAAGGCTGGTAATCCAGTAATGAGCACCGTTGCATTCCTAGCTTCAGTTGTTGATCCGAGAGTAGCTGCTAGCGCTGCTAAAGCAGCAATGGAAGAATTTGCAGCTATCAAAGATCAAGTGCCTGCTGCGTTGCTCGATCAACATTTACGAAATGTTCAAGCTAGTACTAATCCAGATG GCAAATTTGACCCATCGGCAGGGCTTGCGCAATCTGGTATTGCAGGAACAGGCCCTCCAGAACCTCCGGAAGATCCTGTTGTACCAGCCACTACAGCTGGTTCGTCTTCCGCCAGTGCTACTTCTCCTCAAGCCTCCACTGCTGACAGTAAAAAAGATGACACACAGGATCTCAAAGTTAAGGAGGAAACAGATGGGCCAATGGTATCACCACAAAcgctgaaaaaagaagaagtcgTAGTGGAGAGTGAGCGTGACCAATCAGACAAAATGGATGTTGACTCGAAGGATGGCGAAGACGATGCGAAATCCAAGGCAGATGGCGAAGAATCAGAGGCTAAAGAAAAGCGAGATAAG GTTGTCAGAGATGCCCAACTACAATCTGCAGCGGCAGCTGCATTGGCAGCTGCGGCTGTCAAGGCAAAACACTTGGCAGCtgtagaggaaagaaagatcAAATCGTTGGTAGCATTGCTGGTGGAAactcaaatgaaaaaactggAAATAAAACTACGTCATTTCGAGGAACTCGAAACAACTATGGAACGTGAACGAGAAGGACTCGAGTATCAACGTCAACAGTTGATTACAGAACGTCAGCAGTTCCATCTGGAACAATTGAAGGCTGCAGAATTTCGTGCTCGACAACAAGCTCACCAACGGCTGGCTCAggaacaacagcaacaacagcaaagTCAACATCCCCCATGGCAAGCAACTAATTctcagcaacaacagcagccgcaaccgcagcagcaacaaccACCTAGCCCTCAGCCACAGGCGACACAACCACCACCACATACACCACCTCAACAAGCGTAA
- the LOC105693448 gene encoding SWI/SNF complex subunit SMARCC2 isoform X2, translated as MIALGPKKDGGPNGKFFESPDILGQLDAVKQWLLKNCKKYVQTDPPTNKSLATLVVQLLQFQEDNLGKNVSKPPMTRLPMKCFLDFKPGGGLCQILATAFRFKQEQGWRRFDFQVGKSGSRMDRAIEMLVAAERALVQNRCMTIPCVYVRPEVDKATATKVKEVVRRHQGTIAEAEADATHIIYPPVDPLEEEYARPCFRRDRSVLLHWYYFPDSHDSWATLDLPWDFPEGPIGVGNTSGSIDDRPPYRVSATWALDLDQYNEWMTEEDYDVDDNGQKRVHKHRLSVEDLMAQPAHPPPPASAKKQKRKRSPSPPPKIGKRKSGRGPAGIQGSSSASATPKKSRGGVDEEEDLTQGMEDPPAEPRIIEVVASPANPATVGPGSGVTGSSGSLSATGNKKQDSELQPLKSGNMADLDEPSDGSTQGTQEREERDASKERGEGAKGDEPEDNVTEQTHHIVVPSYSAWFDYNSIHTIEKRALSEFFNGKNKSKTPEIYLAYRNFMIDTYRLNPTEYITSTACRRNLAGDVCAIMRVHAFLEQWGLINYQVDAESRPTPMGPPPTSHFHVLSDTPSGLAPVNPNPPKTPQPTSAAKSLLDLEKKPIVAAVGPEEKSGIGVMANFGLKVDQYSRKPAVLKSKQAAGATRDWTEQETLLLLEGLELHKDDWNKVCEHVGSRTQDECILHFLRLPIEDPYLEEGGPEGLGPLAYQPVPFSKAGNPVMSTVAFLASVVDPRVAASAAKAAMEEFAAIKDQVPAALLDQHLRNVQASTNPDGKFDPSAGLAQSGIAGTGPPEPPEDPVVPATTAGSSSASATSPQASTADSKKDDTQDLKVKEETDGPMVSPQTLKKEEVVVESERDQSDKMDVDSKDGEDDAKSKADGEESEAKEKRDKVVRDAQLQSAAAAALAAAAVKAKHLAAVEERKIKSLVALLVETQMKKLEIKLRHFEELETTMEREREGLEYQRQQLITERQQFHLEQLKAAEFRARQQAHQRLAQEQQQQQQSQHPPWQATNSQQQQQPQPQQQQPPSPQPQATQPPPHTPPQQA; from the exons ATGATCGCCTTAGGTCCGAAGAAGGACGGTGGTCCAaacgggaaatttttcgagtcccCGGATATTCTAGGTCAATTGGATGCAGTGAAACAGTGGCTACTGAAAAACTGTAAAAAG tatGTTCAAACGGATCCACCCACTAATAAAAGTCTTGCCACTTTGGTGGTACAGCTTTTACAATTCCAAGAGGATAACCTCGGTAAAAATGTGTCAAAACCGCCAATGACAAGGCTTCCT ATGAAATGCTTCTTAGACTTCAAACCTGGTGGTGGCCTGTGCCAAATATTAGCTACTGCGTTTCGATTCAAACAAGAACAAGGATGGAGACGTTTTGACTTCCAAGTTGGCAAG tCTGGATCTCGTATGGATCGTGCGATAGAAATGTTAGTAGCGGCAGAGCGAGCCTTGGTTCAAAATCGGTGCATGACTATACCCTGTGTATACGTTAGACCTGAAGTTGACAAGGCAACAGCTACTAAAGTAAAAGAAGTCGTTCGTCGTCACCAGGGAACCATTGCAGAGGCAGAGGCAGATGCAACCCATATAATTTATCCACCAGTTGATCCACTAGAGGAGGAATATGCTCGACCATGCTTCAGACGTGATCGTTCTGTACTGCTTCATTGGTATTACTTTCCCGACAGTCACGATTCATGGGCAACACTAGATCTTCCATGGGACTTCCCTGAAGGCCCGATAGGAGTTGGAAACACAAGTGGGAG taTTGATGACAGACCCCCTTATCGTGTATCTGCTACTTGGGCTTTGGATCTTGATCAGTATAACGAATGGATGACTGAAGAAGACTATGACGTGGATGACAATGGACAAAAACGAGTCCACAAACATCGGTTGTCTGTCGAAGACCTAATGGCTCAACCAGCTCATCCACCGCCGCCTGCTtctgcaaaaaaacaaaagcgtAAACGGTCTCCGAGCCCTCCGCCAAAGATCGGAAAACGCAAGAG TGGTCGTGGACCTGCAGGAATCCAAGGCTCCTCATCTGCTTCAGCTACGCCAAAAAAATCCCGTGGTGGTgtcgatgaagaagaagacctGACCCAAGGCATGGAAGATCCCCCAGCTGAGCCTAGGATAATAGAGGTAGTGGCCAGTCCTGCCAATCCTGCTACAGTTGGTCCAGGTAGCGGTGTTACAGGCAGTAGTGGCAGTTTATCAGCAACCGGGAACAAAAAACAGGACAGCGAACTGCAACCGCTAAAGTCTGGCAATATGGCTGATCTGGACGAACCTTCAGATG GAAGCACACAAGGAACTCAGGAGAGGGAAGAGCGTGACGCTAGTAAAGAACGAGGAGAAGGTGCTAAAGGCGATGAGCCAGAAGACAATGTGACTGAACAAACACATCACATCGTTGTACCCAGTTATTCGGCTTGGTTCGATTACAACTCAATACATACTATTGAAAAGCGTGCTTTATCGGAATTCTTCAATGGCAAGAATAAGTCCAAAACACCTGAGATTTACCTAGCGTATCGTAACTTTATGATAGATACATATCGACTGAATCCAACCGAGTATATCACATCGACTGCTTGCAG ACGTAATTTGGCAGGAGATGTATGTGCCATCATGCGGGTCCACGCGTTTTTGGAGCAATGGGGTCTTATTAATTACCAGGTTGACGCAGAATCCCGTCCAACTCCAATGGGTCCGCCGCCTACTTCCCATTTTCATGTTCTATCAGATACTCCATCTGGTTTGGCTCCTGTTAATCCAAATCCACCTAAGACTCCTCAACCAACAAGTGCTGCAAAGTCCTTATTAGATTTGGAGAAGAAACCCATAGTTGCAGCCGTGGGACCAGAAGAAAAGAGCGGTATAGGTGTGATGGCAAACTTCGGTCTTAAGGTTGATCAGTATTCGAGAAAACCTGCTGTTTTGAAAAGCAAGCAGGCTGCTGGAGCTACCCGCGATTGGACAGAACAGGAAACACTATTATTGTTAGAAGGCTTGGAGCTCCATAAAGATGATTGGAATAAAGTTTGCGAACACGTTGGATCCCGTACTCAAGATGAATGCATACTTCACTTCCTACGGCTTCCCATTGAGGACCCATACCTCGAAGAAGGTGGTCCCGAAGGCTTAGGACCACTCGCTTACCAGCCAGTTCCATTTTCAAAGGCTGGTAATCCAGTAATGAGCACCGTTGCATTCCTAGCTTCAGTTGTTGATCCGAGAGTAGCTGCTAGCGCTGCTAAAGCAGCAATGGAAGAATTTGCAGCTATCAAAGATCAAGTGCCTGCTGCGTTGCTCGATCAACATTTACGAAATGTTCAAGCTAGTACTAATCCAGATG GCAAATTTGACCCATCGGCAGGGCTTGCGCAATCTGGTATTGCAGGAACAGGCCCTCCAGAACCTCCGGAAGATCCTGTTGTACCAGCCACTACAGCTGGTTCGTCTTCCGCCAGTGCTACTTCTCCTCAAGCCTCCACTGCTGACAGTAAAAAAGATGACACACAGGATCTCAAAGTTAAGGAGGAAACAGATGGGCCAATGGTATCACCACAAAcgctgaaaaaagaagaagtcgTAGTGGAGAGTGAGCGTGACCAATCAGACAAAATGGATGTTGACTCGAAGGATGGCGAAGACGATGCGAAATCCAAGGCAGATGGCGAAGAATCAGAGGCTAAAGAAAAGCGAGATAAG GTTGTCAGAGATGCCCAACTACAATCTGCAGCGGCAGCTGCATTGGCAGCTGCGGCTGTCAAGGCAAAACACTTGGCAGCtgtagaggaaagaaagatcAAATCGTTGGTAGCATTGCTGGTGGAAactcaaatgaaaaaactggAAATAAAACTACGTCATTTCGAGGAACTCGAAACAACTATGGAACGTGAACGAGAAGGACTCGAGTATCAACGTCAACAGTTGATTACAGAACGTCAGCAGTTCCATCTGGAACAATTGAAGGCTGCAGAATTTCGTGCTCGACAACAAGCTCACCAACGGCTGGCTCAggaacaacagcaacaacagcaaagTCAACATCCCCCATGGCAAGCAACTAATTctcagcaacaacagcagccgcaaccgcagcagcaacaaccACCTAGCCCTCAGCCACAGGCGACACAACCACCACCACATACACCACCTCAACAAGCGTAA
- the LOC105693454 gene encoding uncharacterized protein LOC105693454: MSVSKEDLDVNEVFDHILFGEEIAEKAGFEEGYKVGRTQLLEPYHLGYHRASQVAAELGYYSGVLEYNLKTNSFPEKAASLAKKLRMDIDNFPRHNSQEIDILKLLEDIKLKYSRICSLAKIKSTYPEMDKLNF, translated from the coding sequence ATGTCTGTGTCAAAAGAAGATTTGGATGTCAACGAGGTGTTCGATCATATACTTTTTGGTGAAGAAATAGCAGAAAAAGCTGGATTCGAGGAAGGTTATAAAGTAGGGAGAACACAGTTATTAGAACCCTATCACTTGGGATATCACAGGGCAAGTCAGGTAGCCGCTGAGCTGGGTTATTATAGCGGTGTCTTGGAGTATAACCTGAAAACGAATTCATTTCCTGAAAAAGCAGCTTCTTTAGCAAAGAAATTGCGAATGGATATCGACAACTTCCCCAGACATAACTCGCAAGAAATTGACATACTAAAGTTATTGGaagatataaaattaaaatacagtcGAATTTGTTCGCTGGCAAAGATCAAATCAACGTATCCAGAAATGGATAAACTTAATTTCTAA
- the LOC105693448 gene encoding SWI/SNF complex subunit SMARCC2 isoform X1: MIALGPKKDGGPNGKFFESPDILGQLDAVKQWLLKNCKKYVQTDPPTNKSLATLVVQLLQFQEDNLGKNVSKPPMTRLPMKCFLDFKPGGGLCQILATAFRFKQEQGWRRFDFQVGKSGSRMDRAIEMLVAAERALVQNRCMTIPCVYVRPEVDKATATKVKEVVRRHQGTIAEAEADATHIIYPPVDPLEEEYARPCFRRDRSVLLHWYYFPDSHDSWATLDLPWDFPEGPIGVGNTSGSIDDRPPYRVSATWALDLDQYNEWMTEEDYDVDDNGQKRVHKHRLSVEDLMAQPAHPPPPASAKKQKRKRSPSPPPKIGKRKSGRGPAGIQGSSSASATPKKSRGGVDEEEDLTQGMEDPPAEPRIIEVVASPANPATVGPGSGVTGSSGSLSATGNKKQDSELQPLKSGNMADLDEPSDGDKGSTQGTQEREERDASKERGEGAKGDEPEDNVTEQTHHIVVPSYSAWFDYNSIHTIEKRALSEFFNGKNKSKTPEIYLAYRNFMIDTYRLNPTEYITSTACRRNLAGDVCAIMRVHAFLEQWGLINYQVDAESRPTPMGPPPTSHFHVLSDTPSGLAPVNPNPPKTPQPTSAAKSLLDLEKKPIVAAVGPEEKSGIGVMANFGLKVDQYSRKPAVLKSKQAAGATRDWTEQETLLLLEGLELHKDDWNKVCEHVGSRTQDECILHFLRLPIEDPYLEEGGPEGLGPLAYQPVPFSKAGNPVMSTVAFLASVVDPRVAASAAKAAMEEFAAIKDQVPAALLDQHLRNVQASTNPDGKFDPSAGLAQSGIAGTGPPEPPEDPVVPATTAGSSSASATSPQASTADSKKDDTQDLKVKEETDGPMVSPQTLKKEEVVVESERDQSDKMDVDSKDGEDDAKSKADGEESEAKEKRDKVVRDAQLQSAAAAALAAAAVKAKHLAAVEERKIKSLVALLVETQMKKLEIKLRHFEELETTMEREREGLEYQRQQLITERQQFHLEQLKAAEFRARQQAHQRLAQEQQQQQQSQHPPWQATNSQQQQQPQPQQQQPPSPQPQATQPPPHTPPQQA, translated from the exons ATGATCGCCTTAGGTCCGAAGAAGGACGGTGGTCCAaacgggaaatttttcgagtcccCGGATATTCTAGGTCAATTGGATGCAGTGAAACAGTGGCTACTGAAAAACTGTAAAAAG tatGTTCAAACGGATCCACCCACTAATAAAAGTCTTGCCACTTTGGTGGTACAGCTTTTACAATTCCAAGAGGATAACCTCGGTAAAAATGTGTCAAAACCGCCAATGACAAGGCTTCCT ATGAAATGCTTCTTAGACTTCAAACCTGGTGGTGGCCTGTGCCAAATATTAGCTACTGCGTTTCGATTCAAACAAGAACAAGGATGGAGACGTTTTGACTTCCAAGTTGGCAAG tCTGGATCTCGTATGGATCGTGCGATAGAAATGTTAGTAGCGGCAGAGCGAGCCTTGGTTCAAAATCGGTGCATGACTATACCCTGTGTATACGTTAGACCTGAAGTTGACAAGGCAACAGCTACTAAAGTAAAAGAAGTCGTTCGTCGTCACCAGGGAACCATTGCAGAGGCAGAGGCAGATGCAACCCATATAATTTATCCACCAGTTGATCCACTAGAGGAGGAATATGCTCGACCATGCTTCAGACGTGATCGTTCTGTACTGCTTCATTGGTATTACTTTCCCGACAGTCACGATTCATGGGCAACACTAGATCTTCCATGGGACTTCCCTGAAGGCCCGATAGGAGTTGGAAACACAAGTGGGAG taTTGATGACAGACCCCCTTATCGTGTATCTGCTACTTGGGCTTTGGATCTTGATCAGTATAACGAATGGATGACTGAAGAAGACTATGACGTGGATGACAATGGACAAAAACGAGTCCACAAACATCGGTTGTCTGTCGAAGACCTAATGGCTCAACCAGCTCATCCACCGCCGCCTGCTtctgcaaaaaaacaaaagcgtAAACGGTCTCCGAGCCCTCCGCCAAAGATCGGAAAACGCAAGAG TGGTCGTGGACCTGCAGGAATCCAAGGCTCCTCATCTGCTTCAGCTACGCCAAAAAAATCCCGTGGTGGTgtcgatgaagaagaagacctGACCCAAGGCATGGAAGATCCCCCAGCTGAGCCTAGGATAATAGAGGTAGTGGCCAGTCCTGCCAATCCTGCTACAGTTGGTCCAGGTAGCGGTGTTACAGGCAGTAGTGGCAGTTTATCAGCAACCGGGAACAAAAAACAGGACAGCGAACTGCAACCGCTAAAGTCTGGCAATATGGCTGATCTGGACGAACCTTCAGATG GTGATAAAGGAAGCACACAAGGAACTCAGGAGAGGGAAGAGCGTGACGCTAGTAAAGAACGAGGAGAAGGTGCTAAAGGCGATGAGCCAGAAGACAATGTGACTGAACAAACACATCACATCGTTGTACCCAGTTATTCGGCTTGGTTCGATTACAACTCAATACATACTATTGAAAAGCGTGCTTTATCGGAATTCTTCAATGGCAAGAATAAGTCCAAAACACCTGAGATTTACCTAGCGTATCGTAACTTTATGATAGATACATATCGACTGAATCCAACCGAGTATATCACATCGACTGCTTGCAG ACGTAATTTGGCAGGAGATGTATGTGCCATCATGCGGGTCCACGCGTTTTTGGAGCAATGGGGTCTTATTAATTACCAGGTTGACGCAGAATCCCGTCCAACTCCAATGGGTCCGCCGCCTACTTCCCATTTTCATGTTCTATCAGATACTCCATCTGGTTTGGCTCCTGTTAATCCAAATCCACCTAAGACTCCTCAACCAACAAGTGCTGCAAAGTCCTTATTAGATTTGGAGAAGAAACCCATAGTTGCAGCCGTGGGACCAGAAGAAAAGAGCGGTATAGGTGTGATGGCAAACTTCGGTCTTAAGGTTGATCAGTATTCGAGAAAACCTGCTGTTTTGAAAAGCAAGCAGGCTGCTGGAGCTACCCGCGATTGGACAGAACAGGAAACACTATTATTGTTAGAAGGCTTGGAGCTCCATAAAGATGATTGGAATAAAGTTTGCGAACACGTTGGATCCCGTACTCAAGATGAATGCATACTTCACTTCCTACGGCTTCCCATTGAGGACCCATACCTCGAAGAAGGTGGTCCCGAAGGCTTAGGACCACTCGCTTACCAGCCAGTTCCATTTTCAAAGGCTGGTAATCCAGTAATGAGCACCGTTGCATTCCTAGCTTCAGTTGTTGATCCGAGAGTAGCTGCTAGCGCTGCTAAAGCAGCAATGGAAGAATTTGCAGCTATCAAAGATCAAGTGCCTGCTGCGTTGCTCGATCAACATTTACGAAATGTTCAAGCTAGTACTAATCCAGATG GCAAATTTGACCCATCGGCAGGGCTTGCGCAATCTGGTATTGCAGGAACAGGCCCTCCAGAACCTCCGGAAGATCCTGTTGTACCAGCCACTACAGCTGGTTCGTCTTCCGCCAGTGCTACTTCTCCTCAAGCCTCCACTGCTGACAGTAAAAAAGATGACACACAGGATCTCAAAGTTAAGGAGGAAACAGATGGGCCAATGGTATCACCACAAAcgctgaaaaaagaagaagtcgTAGTGGAGAGTGAGCGTGACCAATCAGACAAAATGGATGTTGACTCGAAGGATGGCGAAGACGATGCGAAATCCAAGGCAGATGGCGAAGAATCAGAGGCTAAAGAAAAGCGAGATAAG GTTGTCAGAGATGCCCAACTACAATCTGCAGCGGCAGCTGCATTGGCAGCTGCGGCTGTCAAGGCAAAACACTTGGCAGCtgtagaggaaagaaagatcAAATCGTTGGTAGCATTGCTGGTGGAAactcaaatgaaaaaactggAAATAAAACTACGTCATTTCGAGGAACTCGAAACAACTATGGAACGTGAACGAGAAGGACTCGAGTATCAACGTCAACAGTTGATTACAGAACGTCAGCAGTTCCATCTGGAACAATTGAAGGCTGCAGAATTTCGTGCTCGACAACAAGCTCACCAACGGCTGGCTCAggaacaacagcaacaacagcaaagTCAACATCCCCCATGGCAAGCAACTAATTctcagcaacaacagcagccgcaaccgcagcagcaacaaccACCTAGCCCTCAGCCACAGGCGACACAACCACCACCACATACACCACCTCAACAAGCGTAA